In Brockia lithotrophica, one DNA window encodes the following:
- a CDS encoding MBL fold metallo-hydrolase, protein MATRVTVLVENTAGAMFRVRAEHGLAFFVEHDGHAFLFDTGQRGTVVENARSLGVDLTRAEAVLLSHGHYDHTGGLRAVLEELGRGIPVYGHPDVFSSHYVRDSRRELPLRYIGIPFRKEELASLGAEFRLGREAVEVFPGVWWSGEVPRHTEFEEGDPRMVVVEEGGEREDPILDDASVYLVTPEGLVILLGCAHAGVINIVEHARSVTGVSRVRAILGGTHLGSVPERQVRATLEALEGLDFDLLAANHCTGLEIEAELRRRFGSRFAFAPAGAVFTF, encoded by the coding sequence ATGGCGACGCGGGTCACGGTACTCGTGGAAAACACCGCGGGCGCGATGTTTCGCGTGCGCGCCGAGCATGGGCTTGCGTTTTTCGTGGAGCACGACGGGCATGCCTTTCTCTTCGATACCGGGCAACGGGGTACGGTGGTGGAAAACGCCCGCAGCTTGGGGGTGGACCTCACCCGTGCCGAGGCCGTTCTTTTGAGCCACGGCCACTACGACCACACGGGCGGACTTCGGGCCGTCCTCGAAGAGCTCGGACGCGGAATTCCCGTGTACGGGCATCCGGACGTCTTTTCTTCCCACTACGTGCGCGATTCCCGCCGAGAACTGCCGCTTCGCTACATCGGGATCCCCTTTCGCAAGGAAGAGCTCGCCTCCTTGGGGGCGGAATTCCGCCTCGGCCGCGAGGCCGTGGAGGTCTTTCCTGGCGTGTGGTGGAGCGGGGAAGTGCCGCGGCACACGGAGTTCGAAGAGGGGGACCCGCGGATGGTCGTCGTCGAGGAGGGCGGAGAGCGGGAGGATCCCATCCTCGACGATGCGAGCGTCTACCTCGTCACGCCGGAAGGGCTTGTCATCCTCCTCGGTTGTGCCCACGCCGGCGTGATCAACATCGTCGAACACGCGCGAAGCGTCACGGGCGTATCCCGCGTTCGGGCGATCCTCGGAGGTACGCACCTCGGCTCGGTCCCCGAGCGCCAGGTTCGGGCGACGCTGGAGGCGTTGGAAGGCCTCGACTTCGACCTGCTCGCGGCCAACCACTGCACCGGGCTCGAGATCGAGGCAGAGCTCCGCCGCCGTTTCGGCTCGCGCTTCGCCTTTGCGCCGGCGGGCGCCGTCTTTACCTTCTGA
- a CDS encoding DJ-1/PfpI family protein, whose protein sequence is MSKRVLLMTGDGGEALEVFYPYYRVQEAGHTVVLAAPRKKTVHTVIHDREPDWDISTEKPGYRIEADAAYADVHPEEFDALLLSGGRAPEYARLDEHAPRIVRAFWDSGKPIGAICHGGLFFVAAGIDLTGRSLTATRGIRPELKRLGAKYLTERVVVDRNLVTAQSWRDLPGFMREFMRLL, encoded by the coding sequence GTGTCGAAACGCGTTCTCCTCATGACGGGAGACGGCGGCGAAGCGCTCGAGGTGTTCTACCCGTACTACCGCGTTCAGGAGGCCGGACATACCGTCGTCCTCGCCGCCCCCCGCAAGAAAACCGTCCACACGGTCATCCACGACCGCGAGCCCGACTGGGACATCTCTACGGAGAAGCCGGGGTACCGGATCGAAGCGGACGCCGCCTATGCAGACGTTCACCCTGAAGAGTTCGACGCGCTGCTTCTCTCCGGCGGGCGTGCGCCGGAGTATGCGCGCCTGGACGAGCACGCGCCGCGCATCGTCCGCGCCTTTTGGGATTCCGGTAAGCCCATTGGGGCGATCTGCCACGGCGGCCTCTTCTTCGTCGCCGCGGGAATCGACCTCACGGGCCGCAGCCTTACGGCGACGCGGGGCATTCGGCCGGAGTTGAAGCGCCTCGGTGCGAAGTACCTCACGGAACGCGTCGTGGTCGACCGCAACCTCGTCACCGCCCAGTCGTGGCGCGACCTTCCCGGGTTTATGCGCGAGTTCATGCGCCTTCTCTGA